AAATTGACCACAAACACATCGGTACACCTGGTGAGGTACTAGAGCCTGGTCAACAAGTAAGTGTTAAAATCTTAGGTATTGATGAAGAAAACGAACGTGTTTCTTTATCAATTAAAGCAACATTACCTAATGAAGATGTTGTTGAAAGTGATGCTTCTACAACACAATCTTACTTAAACAATGATGCTGATGAAGATAATCCTACTTTAGGTGATGTCTTCGGTGATAAATTTAAAGATCTTAAATTTTAATAATTAATTATGCTAAGAATGAACACTCCAATTAGAGGTTAAACTTTAATTGGAGTGTTTTTTTACGAATAACTCATTCAACTCCATATATTACATTGTTTATTATAATCGTATTTTGAATCGGTGCTTGCATGTGATAAAATTATAGAGATTAAGAAAGAGAGGAAGTTAACAAATGACTAAACCTATAGTAGCAATTGTAGGAAAGCCTAACGTAGGTAAATCTACAATTTTTAATAGAGTAGTCGGCGAACGTGTATCCATCGTGGAAGACACACCTGGTGTAACCAGAGACCGAATCTATTCATCAGGTGAATGGTTAACGCATGAATTCAATATTATTGACACAGGTGGTATTGAAATCGGAGATGCACCATTCCAAACACAAATAAGAGCACAAGCTGAAATTGCGATTGAAGAAGCAGACGTCATTGTATTTATGGTCAATGTTAGAGAAGGATTAACGCAAAGTGATGAAATGGTTGCTCAAATGCTTTATAAAAGTAAAAAACCTGTAGTCCTTGCAGTAAACAAAGTTGATAACGTTGAAATGCGAAATGATATTTATGATTTTTATTCATTAGGCTTTGGAGAACCTTATCCTATTTCTGGATCACATGGTCTAGGTTTAGGTGATTTATTAGATGCTGTTGTCGAAAACTTCGGCGAAGAGGAAGAAGATCCATATGATGATGACACAATTCGATTATCTATAATAGGACGACCAAACGTTGGTAAATCTAGTTTGGTTAATGCTATTTTAGGAGAAGAACGTGTAATCGTATCAAATGTAGCAGGCACTACTAGAGATGCAGTAGATACAGAATATTCATTTGATGGTCAAGATTACGTATTAATCGATACAGCTGGTATGCGTAAAAAAGGTAAAGTCTATGAATCAACTGAAAAATATTCAGTACTTAGAGCATTAAAAGCGATTGAACGTTCAAATGTCGTTTTAGTTGTTATCGATGCAGAACAAGGTATTATCGAGCAAGACAAACGTGTTGCAGGATATGCACATGAAGAAGGTAAAGCGATTGTTATCGTAGTAAATAAATGGGATACCGTTGAAAAAGATAGCAAAACAATGAAGAAATTCACTGAAGATGTTAGAAAAGAATTTCAATTCTTAGATTACGCACAAATTGCTTTTGTTTCTGCTAAAGAACAATTAAGACTTAAAACATTATTCCCATATATTAAAGAAGCAAGTGAAAATCACAAAAAACGTGTTCAAAGTTCAACTTTAAATGAAGTCATTACTGATGTTATTTCTATGAATCCAACACCTACAGATAAAGGTAGAAGATTAAATGTCTTTTATTCAACACAAGTGGCTATCGAACCACCTACATTCGTAGTATTTGTAAATGATGTTGAATTAATGCATTTCTCTTATAAACGTTACTTAGAAAATCAAATCAGACATGCATTTGGTTTTGAAGGTACACCTGTTCATATCATTCCAAGAAAAAGAAACTAATAAACGGAGGGGAATATTAATATGACTAAAATATCAGTTTTTGGTATGGGAAGTTTTGGTACTGCTTTAGCAAATGTATTAGCACAAAACGGACATGACGTATTAATGTGGGGTAAAAATAGTGAAAACGTTGAAGAATTAAATACACATCATATGAATAAAAACTATTTAAAAGAAGCAAAGCTTGAGCCATCTATCAAAGCTACAACTGATTTAAGTGAAGGAGTTGCCTTTGCTGATATCTATTTAATGGCTTTACCTACAAAAGCAATGAGAGAAGTAGCAACACAAATTGATGATTTATTAACTTCTAAAAAGACATTTATACATGTAGCAAAAGGTATTGAAAATGGTACTTTTAAGCGCGTTTCTGAGATGTTAGAAGATTCTATTTCTCCAGAACACAATGCAGGTATTGGTGTATTATCAGGTCCAAGCCATGCAGAAGAAGTGGTCATCAAACAACCTACAACTGTTGCTGCCTCTTCAAAAGATGAAAAAGTAAGTCAATTAATACAAGATTTATTTATGAATGACTATTTACGCGTATATACTAACAATGATCTTGTAGGCGTTGAACTCGGTGGCGCTTTAAAAAATATCATTGCCGTAGCCAGTGGTATAGTAGCAGGAATGGGCTTTGGTGATAATGCAAAAGCAGCACTTATGACAAGAGGCTTAGCCGAAATTAGTCGCTTAGGTGAAAAATTAGGTGCAGATCCAATGACATTCCTTGGGTTAGGTGGCATTGGCGATTTAATCGTCACATGTACATCAACACATTCACGTAACTTTACTTTAGGATATAAATTAGGCCAAGGTAAAACGACTGATGAAGCACTTGAAGAAATGAAAATGGTAGTTGAAGGTATTTACACAACAAAATCAGTATATTATTTAGCACAAGAAGTTAACGTAGAAATGCCAATAACAACTGCGTTATATAAGGTGTTATTTGAAGATGTACCCGTTAAAGAAAGTATTAAAGAATTAATGGGTCGTGACAAAAAATCTGAATAATTAGTGTAATATAACACTTATTTTATGAGATTTTCAAAAAAATTAATTCTATTCGCTTTATTTCAACGTTTTTAATATATAAATCGTTGCGATGACAGTAATCAGTGTGTTAAAGTCATACCATAATGATATAAAGATATCATTATCAAACCTCAGGAGGTGAATTCATAATGAATAAAACTGATTTAATCAATGCAGTAGCAGAGCAAGCTGATTTAACTAAAAAAGAAGCTGGTTCAGCAGTTGACGCTGTATTCGAATCTATCCAAAACTCACTTGCTAAAGGTGAAAAGGTACAATTAATCGGTTTCGGTAATTTTGAAGTACGTGAGCGTGCTGCTCGTAAAGGCCGTAACCCTCAAACAGGTAAAGAAATTGATATTCCTGCAAGTAAAGTCCCAGCATTCAAAGCTGGTAAAGCATTAAAAGATGCAGTAAAATAATTTTACTTAAAAAAAGCCCTTCTGGGGCTTTTTTGTTTTTATAATGAATTTCGAATATATAAGCCAGTTAATTAAAACTACTAAATTTTTGGATGGAAGATAGATAGCACAATACATACGATTAAATTTTATACATATAATGGCATCTTAAAGCTATAACTATCATTAATATTACAAAGCCTTTGCTTTTGCATAACAGTACCTAACTTCTTTCTTTGTAAGAAGAAGGTTCTTTGCGGTTTACAAAAGCCTTTGCTTTTTCATTAGAGTACCTAACTTCTTTCTTTGTAAGAAGAAGGTACTCTAACATTTAATTTTTTGATATATAATGTTAATATAAATAGTGATAATATCGTGAGGTGTGAACATGGAAACTACTGTCAGTAAATTAAATATAGATATCAATCAAAGACTTAAGGGTATTGTTGATTATGAATCGATCCAAATCAACGAGAAGTTGGGGGATTTATTAGATTCATATGATTTACCAGAAAAAGCTAAGTTAGCTTGCCTCACAATCGACACTTCAATGAAACATTTAGATGATATATCTAACAGTGGGTTATCAAAACATTCAATTTTAGTTGGTGATCTACTTAGTGCACATTTTTATACTATTCTAGCTGAAATCAATGATCCAACATATCAGCTTGCAATGAGTAAAGCTATTGTTGAAGTAAGTGAGTTGAAATCATCACTTCATCAACATGTTTTAACTGATGATGAAGCTAGTAACGCCATATTTAAAGTTGAAACTTTATTCCCATATATTACGCTGTCACATTTTTGCGATGAAGAAAATGCTAATCGTATATATGAATTTTTATATGATGATGTACATGATTACTATCCATCATATTTAAAAAACTATAATAAAGAACGTATTAACCAAATAATGAAAGACATCAAACAAACACTAGAAAAAAGAAGAGGTAATTAAGATGGCTGAAAATAATGCTAAAAAAGAACAAGTTCATACAGTTTTCCAAAACATATCAAAAAAATACGATAGATTGAATAATATCATTAGCTTCGAACAACACAAAGTTTGGAGAAAGCGTGTTATGAAAGAAATGGCAGTAAAGAAAGGTAGTACAGCTTTAGATGTATGTTGTGGTACTGCCGATTGGACAATCGCATTAAGTAAAGCAGTAGGACCTCAAGGAGAGGTGACTGGATTAGATTTTAGTGAAAACATGTTAGAAGTTGGGAAAGAAAAGACCGCTCATATGGACAACATTCATTTAGTCCATGGTGATGCAATGAATTTACCTTTTGATGATGCATCATTTGATTATGTGACAATAGGGTTTGGTTTGAGAAATGTACCTGACTACTTAGGTGCACTCAAAGAGATGGAACGTGTGCTAAAACCAGGTGGCATGATTGTCTGTTTAGAGACTAGCCAACCAACTTTACCAGTATTCAAACAAGTTTATCGTTTATATTTCAAATTTGTAATGCCTATATTTGGTAAGTTATTCGCAAAATCTAAAGAAGAATACGAATGGTTACAACAATCAACCTTTGACTTCCCAGGTAAAGAAAAATTAAAACGACTATTTGAACAAGCAGGATTTAGTAATATTAAAGTACGTAGCTTCACAGGTGGCGTTGCTGCAATGCACCTTGGCTATAAACAAAAATGATCAGACCAAAGGTGATTAACGTGGCAAAGTTAAACATGAACAATGAAATAAAAAAAGTTGAAAAGCGTCTTGAACAAGCTATCCATAGTCAAGATAAAGTACTTGAAGAGGCTGCTTTTCATTTACTATCTTCAGGGGGAAAACGTGTAAGACCCGCTTTTGTTATACTTAGTAGCCAATTCGGTAAAGAAGAAGGCGTTTCTGAAGATACATACAAAGTAGCCGTCGCATTAGAACTTATTCATATGGCAACATTAGTTCATGATGATGTCATAGATAAAAGTGATAAACGTAGAGGCCGTTTAACTATATCTAAAAAATGGGATCAAACTACAGCTATTATTACAGGCAATTTTTTACTAGCATTAGGTCTACAACATTTATCAGAGATTAAAGACAAACGTGTTCATGAAATTTTATCAGAATCTATTGTAGATGTCTGTCGAGGAGAGCTATTTCAATTTCAAGATCAATTCAATAGCCAACAAACAATGACCAACTATTTACGACGAATCAACCGTAAAACTGCACTATTAATTCAACTTGCTACCGAGGTGGGTGCAATCACAGCTGGCTCTGATATTAAAACCATTCACAAGTTAAAAATGATTGGTCATTACATTGGAATGAGTTTCCAAATTGTTGATGATATACTCGATTTTACGAGCACTGAAAAGAAACTAGGTAAACCTGTTGGTAGTGATTTAATGAATGGACATATCACTTTACCAGTATTACTTGAAATGAGAGATAATTCAGCATTTAGACAAATGATTGAAGAACTACATCCAAATAGTAATAAAGAACAGTTCGAAGCGTGTATCAATATCATTCGTCAATCTAATAATATTCAAGTATCTAAAGATATAAGTGAAAAATACTTAGAAAAAGCATTAAATTTAATTGATGAATTAGAAGACAATCAAGCACGTCAATTATTTAAAAAGTTAATTAAAAAAATGGGCTCTCGAAATGTGTAAAGCATGTAAATCAACTTGAAAGCGCTTTAAATAATTGGTATGATAATAGTTAGCTAGGTTATTAATAGCCGGACAAGTCAACTTATACATACACTAGAAACTTGTTACATTAAATTACAGGGGGACTACGCAAGTGGAACGTACATTTTTAATGATTAAACCAGATGCAGTACAAAGAAATTTAATTGGAGAAATTATTTCTCGAATTGAAAACAAAGGATTAAAACTTGTAGGCGGTAAGTTAATGCAAGTACCACAAGAATTGGCAGAAAAACATTATGGTGAGCATGAAGGAAAACCTTTCTACAATAATTTAATCTCTTTCATTACTTCAGCACCAGTATTTGCAATGGTTGTTGAAGGTGAAGATGCTGTTGCAGTATCTCGTCACATTATCGGAAGCACAAATCCATCTGAGGCTGCTCCTGGTTCAATTAGAGGAGATTTAGGTTTAACAGTTGGTAGAAATATCATCCACGGTTCTGACTCTGTTGAATCAGCAGAAAGAGAAATTAACTTATGGTTCAAAGAAGAAGAAATCAGTAGTTACGAATCTCCTAGAGACGCTTGGTTGTACGAATAATATCAAACATAAAACGTTATTCATTTTATCCAAAGTGATGTGTCCATGACACATCACTTTTTTTATTTCTTCGACTTTTTTTACGCTAAAACTCTATAATGATTAAATCTATTAATCAATCATATTTATGGAAATTTAAATATTTTAAAATCAATAAATATAGCGATCGTTTGCTAAACTTATATTGATTTATTGATTATGATATGATTAAACCAATATAATAATTTATAAACGAACTCAATGGAAAGGAGTGTGCTTTGATGAGATATTTAACTTCCGGTGAATCACATGGCCCACAACTAACAGTAATTATTGAAGGTGTCCCAGCTAATTTAGAAATTAAAGCTGAAGATATTAATAAAGAGATGTTTAAGAGACAAGGTGGATACGGCAGAGGACGTCGCATGCAGATTGAAAAAGATGCAATTGAAATTGTTTCAGGTGTAAGAAATGGTTATACCCTAGGTAGTCCCATCACACTTGTTGTTACAAACGATGACTTTACACATTGGAGAAAAATTATGGGTGCTGCGCCAATTAGTGATGAAGAAAGAGAAAATATGAAACGTACAATTACTAAACCTAGACCAGGTCATGCAGACCTTATTGGAGGTATGAAGTACAACCATCGTGATCTGCGTAATGTTTTAGAACGTTCATCAGCTAGAGAAACAGCTGCTCGTGTAGCTGTCGGCGCCGTCTCTAAAATATTATTAGAGCAATTAGATATCCATATCTATAGTCGTGTGGTAGAAATTGGTGGTATTAAAGACGAAGGGCTATATGACGTTGAAACATTTAAATCTAATGTTGATAAAAATGATGTTCGTGTCATTAATGAAGATATCGCACAACAAATGAGAGATAAAATAGATCAAGCCAAAAAAGAAGGCGACTCAATCGGTGGTGTTGTTCAAGTTATTGCTGAAAATATGCCAGTAGGTATCGGTAGTTATGTCCACTATGATAGAAAACTAGATGGCCGTATTGCTCAAGGCGTTGTAAGTATCAATGCATTTAAAGGTGTAAGTTTCGGTGAAGGATTTAAAGCTGCTGAGAAACCAGGCAGTGAAATTCAAGATGAAATTATGTATAACGAAACCAAAGGATACTATAGAGCATCCAATCATTTAGGTGGTTTTGAAGGTGGCATGTCTAATGGAATGCCAATTATTGTCAATGGTGTGATGAAGCCAATACCAACTTTATATAAACCTTTAAACTCTGTAGATATCAATACCAAAGAAGATTTCAAAGCGACTATTGAAAGATCTGATAGTTGTGCTGTACCTGCAGCAAGTGTTGTTTGTGAACATGTCGTTGCATTCGAACTTGCTAAAGCATTATTAGAAGAATTTCAAGCTAATCATATCGACCAACTTAAAGCACAAATAGCAGAACGTAGACAATTAAATATCGAATTCTAATTCGTATAATTCAGGTGATTAAATATGAAGTTAAACACAACATACGCAAACAACAACTATCCTATAATTGTAGAACATGGCGCAATCAATTTATTAAATGAAATCAACCAATCATATGATCAATCATTTTTTATCATCGATGATACTGTATATCAATTATTTAAAAACAAGTTAGACCAATTGATTCAAGCCAATCATGCTACTAAAATAATCATACCATCAGGTGAACAAACAAAAACATTTGCACATTTCCATGACATCATTGAATCCATACTCAGTCATCAAATTACGCGTAATACATCAATTGTAGCTATTGGTGGTGGAGCAACAGGAGATTTTGCAGGATTCGTTGCATCAAGCTTATTAAGAGGCGTTGCATTTATACAAGTACCTACAACTATATTAGCTCACGATTCAAGTATCGGAGGTAAGGTAGGTATTAATTCTCAACATGGTAAAAATCTGATAGGTGCCTTTTATCGTCCTAGTGCCGTTTTATATGATTTAGACTTTTTAACAACCTTACCTTATAGTGAAGTACTTAGTGGTTATGCGGAAGTTTATAAACATGCTTTACTCAATGGTGAAGCAGATACTAGAAAGATAGAACAACATTTTTCAAATAAAGATGCTTTAGCCTCATTAAATGATATGGAAACTTTTATTTATAAAGGGATTGAAACGAAGCTTAATATTGTAATTAATGATGAAAAAGAGCAAGGTGTTCGTAAATTTTTAAATTTAGGACATACCTTTGGACATGCAATAGAGTATAAATATAAAATTCCACATGGACATGCAGTTATGATTGGAATTGTGTATCAGTTTATAGTGGCAAATCATTTATTAAAAACAAACTACGATATTGATCATTACTTAAATTATTTAGATGCTTTAGCATATCCAATCCAAATCATTAAAGAACTTCATTTCGATGATATTTATCAATTTATGCTATTAGATAAAAAGAATAATCATGATGGTATTCAGATGGTATTATTAAAATCTTTAGGTAATGCAGTCGTTCAACACGTTGATCAATCTACACATTTAGCTGCATTTAAAGAACTTCAATCTAAAATTAAGTAGGTGAATAAATGATGTCGACTGCAGAAACAATTCAAATTAATGGTCCTTTAAAAGGCGAAATAGAAGTACCTGGTGATAAATCAATGACACATCGAGCAATTATGCTCGCATCATTAGCTACTGGTCAAACACAAATTCACAAACCTTTACTCGGTGAAGATTGTAAAAGAACAATGAACATTTTTAGACTTTTAGGTGTTTCAATTACTGAAGAAGAAGATAGATTAATCGTCGATTCACCTGGCTACCAACATTTTAAAATACCGCACCAAGTACTCTATACAGGTAATTCAGGAACTACCACACGCTTATTAGCCGGTCTACTGAGCGGTATTGGTATCGAAAGTGTTCTATCTGGAGATGTATCTATTGGTAAAAGACCCATGGATAGAGTGCTCAATCCTTTATTGAAAATGAATGCCAATATTTGTGGTGTAGAGGGTAACTATACACCACTCATTATTAAGCCTTCTGACATTAAAGGAATGACTTATACAATGGAAGTAGCGAGTGCTCAAGTGAAAAGTGCTATTTTATTCGCAAGCATTTTTTCAAATGAATCATCGAGTATTACTGAAATTGATGTGAGTCGTAACCACACAGAGACAATGTTTAATCATTTTAATATTCCTATTATTGTAAATGGTAAAACGATTGTCACAGAGCCTTTAGCAGTAAAACATATCAAACCACATGACTTCTATGTACCTGGTGATATTTCTTCAGCAGCCTTTTTCATCGTTGCAGCCTTAATAACACCTGGAAGTGATGTTACAATTCATAATGTTGGCATTAACCCAACACGTTCCGGTATCATAGATATCGTTCAACAAATGGGTGCTCGTATTGAATTATCTAATGTGACTAAAGAAGCTGAGCCAACTGCTTCTATTAGAGTTCAATACACACCTAATTTAAAGCCAATACAAATTCATGGAGAACTCGTACCAAGAGCCATAGATGAGTTGCCAGTGATTGCATTATTATGTACACAAGCATCTGGTACAAGCGTTATTAAAGATGCTGAAGAGTTGAAGGTTAAAGAAACCAATCGTATCGATACAACAGCAGACATGTTAAATCAATTAGGTTTCGAATTACAACCTACAAATGATGGCCTTATTATTCATCCGTCAGAATTTAAAACAAGTGTGACTGTAGATAGTCAAACCGATCACCGTATCGGTATGATGTTAGCTATCGCATCGTTACTAAGCTCAGAACCTTTAACGATTGAACAATTTGATGCAGTCAATGTTTCATTTCCAGGCTTCTTACCAAAATTAAAGCTTTTAGAAAATGAGGGATAATAGTAATGGAAGATATCTACAAATTAATAGACGATATCAATTTACAAAAATTAACAAATTTAGATACACGTGTGAATGAAGCGCTTAGTTCTAATAACGATGACGCACTATTCATATTAGGTGAAACGCTATATAATTTCGGCTTAACACCTCAAGGTTTAGAAGTTTTCAGAACGTTATATCATAGATATCCTGACGAAAGCGAACTACTCATCTACTTTATTGAAGGATTAATGTCAGAGAATCAAACTGATGAAGCGTTAGAATATTTAAGTCAAGTTGAAGCATCTACTGAAAAATTAATGCTTGAAGCAGACTTATATCAACAAATAAACATGCTCGAAGTCGCAATCGACAAGATACAGTCAGCCATTCAGCTAGAACCAAACGATCCTATTTTACATTTTGCTTTAGCAGAATTACTTTATTTTGATGGACAATACCTTCGTGCAACTACTGAATATGAAACAGTTCTCGAAACTGGTGAATACGAAGTCAA
The DNA window shown above is from Staphylococcus sp. M0911 and carries:
- a CDS encoding polyprenyl synthetase family protein, which translates into the protein MAKLNMNNEIKKVEKRLEQAIHSQDKVLEEAAFHLLSSGGKRVRPAFVILSSQFGKEEGVSEDTYKVAVALELIHMATLVHDDVIDKSDKRRGRLTISKKWDQTTAIITGNFLLALGLQHLSEIKDKRVHEILSESIVDVCRGELFQFQDQFNSQQTMTNYLRRINRKTALLIQLATEVGAITAGSDIKTIHKLKMIGHYIGMSFQIVDDILDFTSTEKKLGKPVGSDLMNGHITLPVLLEMRDNSAFRQMIEELHPNSNKEQFEACINIIRQSNNIQVSKDISEKYLEKALNLIDELEDNQARQLFKKLIKKMGSRNV
- the aroC gene encoding chorismate synthase — translated: MRYLTSGESHGPQLTVIIEGVPANLEIKAEDINKEMFKRQGGYGRGRRMQIEKDAIEIVSGVRNGYTLGSPITLVVTNDDFTHWRKIMGAAPISDEERENMKRTITKPRPGHADLIGGMKYNHRDLRNVLERSSARETAARVAVGAVSKILLEQLDIHIYSRVVEIGGIKDEGLYDVETFKSNVDKNDVRVINEDIAQQMRDKIDQAKKEGDSIGGVVQVIAENMPVGIGSYVHYDRKLDGRIAQGVVSINAFKGVSFGEGFKAAEKPGSEIQDEIMYNETKGYYRASNHLGGFEGGMSNGMPIIVNGVMKPIPTLYKPLNSVDINTKEDFKATIERSDSCAVPAASVVCEHVVAFELAKALLEEFQANHIDQLKAQIAERRQLNIEF
- the ndk gene encoding nucleoside-diphosphate kinase is translated as MERTFLMIKPDAVQRNLIGEIISRIENKGLKLVGGKLMQVPQELAEKHYGEHEGKPFYNNLISFITSAPVFAMVVEGEDAVAVSRHIIGSTNPSEAAPGSIRGDLGLTVGRNIIHGSDSVESAEREINLWFKEEEISSYESPRDAWLYE
- the aroB gene encoding 3-dehydroquinate synthase, translated to MKLNTTYANNNYPIIVEHGAINLLNEINQSYDQSFFIIDDTVYQLFKNKLDQLIQANHATKIIIPSGEQTKTFAHFHDIIESILSHQITRNTSIVAIGGGATGDFAGFVASSLLRGVAFIQVPTTILAHDSSIGGKVGINSQHGKNLIGAFYRPSAVLYDLDFLTTLPYSEVLSGYAEVYKHALLNGEADTRKIEQHFSNKDALASLNDMETFIYKGIETKLNIVINDEKEQGVRKFLNLGHTFGHAIEYKYKIPHGHAVMIGIVYQFIVANHLLKTNYDIDHYLNYLDALAYPIQIIKELHFDDIYQFMLLDKKNNHDGIQMVLLKSLGNAVVQHVDQSTHLAAFKELQSKIK
- the der gene encoding ribosome biogenesis GTPase Der codes for the protein MTKPIVAIVGKPNVGKSTIFNRVVGERVSIVEDTPGVTRDRIYSSGEWLTHEFNIIDTGGIEIGDAPFQTQIRAQAEIAIEEADVIVFMVNVREGLTQSDEMVAQMLYKSKKPVVLAVNKVDNVEMRNDIYDFYSLGFGEPYPISGSHGLGLGDLLDAVVENFGEEEEDPYDDDTIRLSIIGRPNVGKSSLVNAILGEERVIVSNVAGTTRDAVDTEYSFDGQDYVLIDTAGMRKKGKVYESTEKYSVLRALKAIERSNVVLVVIDAEQGIIEQDKRVAGYAHEEGKAIVIVVNKWDTVEKDSKTMKKFTEDVRKEFQFLDYAQIAFVSAKEQLRLKTLFPYIKEASENHKKRVQSSTLNEVITDVISMNPTPTDKGRRLNVFYSTQVAIEPPTFVVFVNDVELMHFSYKRYLENQIRHAFGFEGTPVHIIPRKRN
- a CDS encoding demethylmenaquinone methyltransferase → MAENNAKKEQVHTVFQNISKKYDRLNNIISFEQHKVWRKRVMKEMAVKKGSTALDVCCGTADWTIALSKAVGPQGEVTGLDFSENMLEVGKEKTAHMDNIHLVHGDAMNLPFDDASFDYVTIGFGLRNVPDYLGALKEMERVLKPGGMIVCLETSQPTLPVFKQVYRLYFKFVMPIFGKLFAKSKEEYEWLQQSTFDFPGKEKLKRLFEQAGFSNIKVRSFTGGVAAMHLGYKQK
- the aroA gene encoding 3-phosphoshikimate 1-carboxyvinyltransferase, which encodes MSTAETIQINGPLKGEIEVPGDKSMTHRAIMLASLATGQTQIHKPLLGEDCKRTMNIFRLLGVSITEEEDRLIVDSPGYQHFKIPHQVLYTGNSGTTTRLLAGLLSGIGIESVLSGDVSIGKRPMDRVLNPLLKMNANICGVEGNYTPLIIKPSDIKGMTYTMEVASAQVKSAILFASIFSNESSSITEIDVSRNHTETMFNHFNIPIIVNGKTIVTEPLAVKHIKPHDFYVPGDISSAAFFIVAALITPGSDVTIHNVGINPTRSGIIDIVQQMGARIELSNVTKEAEPTASIRVQYTPNLKPIQIHGELVPRAIDELPVIALLCTQASGTSVIKDAEELKVKETNRIDTTADMLNQLGFELQPTNDGLIIHPSEFKTSVTVDSQTDHRIGMMLAIASLLSSEPLTIEQFDAVNVSFPGFLPKLKLLENEG
- a CDS encoding HU family DNA-binding protein, translated to MNKTDLINAVAEQADLTKKEAGSAVDAVFESIQNSLAKGEKVQLIGFGNFEVRERAARKGRNPQTGKEIDIPASKVPAFKAGKALKDAVK
- a CDS encoding NAD(P)H-dependent glycerol-3-phosphate dehydrogenase; translated protein: MTKISVFGMGSFGTALANVLAQNGHDVLMWGKNSENVEELNTHHMNKNYLKEAKLEPSIKATTDLSEGVAFADIYLMALPTKAMREVATQIDDLLTSKKTFIHVAKGIENGTFKRVSEMLEDSISPEHNAGIGVLSGPSHAEEVVIKQPTTVAASSKDEKVSQLIQDLFMNDYLRVYTNNDLVGVELGGALKNIIAVASGIVAGMGFGDNAKAALMTRGLAEISRLGEKLGADPMTFLGLGGIGDLIVTCTSTHSRNFTLGYKLGQGKTTDEALEEMKMVVEGIYTTKSVYYLAQEVNVEMPITTALYKVLFEDVPVKESIKELMGRDKKSE